From a single Lacerta agilis isolate rLacAgi1 chromosome 3, rLacAgi1.pri, whole genome shotgun sequence genomic region:
- the LOC117044529 gene encoding serotriflin-like, whose product MGPSERQEILDKHNALRRQVKPSASNMLKMEWSGAAEANAKRWASNCQYDHSPPDQRTAGKYPCGENLLMSSGPVAWSKVIQEWYNEVNDFQYGVGAVRSGAKVGHYTQVAWYRSYKVGCSENQCPQNRLQYFYVCQYCPAGNIVGSLQTPYKSGSPCGDCPGSCDNGLCTNPCRYYNVYGNCDEAVQLQGCKGSLATDCAATCNCPTEIK is encoded by the exons ATGGGACCCAGTGAGCGACAGGAAATTCTGGACAAGCACAATGCCCTGCGGAGACAAGTGAAGCCAAGTGCAAGCAACATGCTGAAGATG gaaTGGAGTGGTGCTGCGGAAGCAAATGCCAAACGCTGGGCAAGTAATTGTCAATATGACCACAGCCCACCAGACCAAAGAACTGCTGGCAAGTA CCCGTGTGGTGAAAATTTGCTCATGTCAAGTGGCCCTGTTGCATGGTCTAAAGTAATCCAAGAGTGGTACAATGAGGTGAACGATTTCCAGTACGGTGTTGGAGCGGTCCGCTCAGGAGCCAAAGTTGGCCATTACACTCAG GTGGCTTGGTACAGGTCTTACAAAGTGGGTTGCTCTGAGAACCAGTGCCCTCAAAATCGGCTACAATACTTCTACGTCTGCCAGTACTGCCCTGC AGGGAACATAGTAGGATCACTTCAAACCCCATATAAGTCTGGATCACCTTGTGGGGACTGTCCTGGCTCATGCGACAACGGATTATGCA CCAATCCTTGCAGATATTATAATGTGTACGGCAACTGTGATGAGGCAGTGCAATTGCAAGGGTGCAAGGGCAGCCTTGCGACAGATTGTGCTGCTACTTGCAATTgccccactgaaataaaataG